A single region of the Triticum dicoccoides isolate Atlit2015 ecotype Zavitan chromosome 2B, WEW_v2.0, whole genome shotgun sequence genome encodes:
- the LOC119360656 gene encoding uncharacterized protein LOC119360656, with the protein MASHGDLSPPADGGSQELIPVIYQSPYSMTPQGPPCSWLFYYRPVPLGGFRRPVYEDGTTRVLCLSQMFSPDQLEDDEYYRKLCRRMTADRDGTRRGKWIPAGKNTHV; encoded by the exons ATGGCCAGCCACGGCGACCTCTCCCCGCCGGCCGACGGAGGCTCCCAGGAG CTGATTCCAGTCATTTACCAGTCGCCATACAGCATGACACCGCAG GGTCCTCCATGTTCATGGCTTTTTTACTACAGGCCAGTTCCTCTCGGAGGTTTTCGG AGGCCCGTGTACGAAGATGGGACGACAAGGGTGCTATGCTTGAGCCAAATGTTTTCCCCAGACCAGCTAGAAGACGACGAGTACTACCGAAAGCTTTGCCGGAGGATGACGGCAGatagggatggcacccgcagg GGTAAATGGATACCCGCGGGTAAAAATACCCATGTTTGA